The Corynebacterium simulans genome contains a region encoding:
- a CDS encoding VanW family protein, whose amino-acid sequence MKKAVGKQTGKGWHITLGVIVGLLLIAGIAYGWDVVANQGKVPRATSVGGVDISGMERTAAVEKLERELGDVETKPVSVTSGEKSSQLVPNESGLFLNYQKAVDGIPDASYNPFSRLYSFVKSTKEIPVTVDVDAAALDSNLERVKKELSFEPKDGMLELNNGGLKATKPVLGQTVDDADLKKSVKENWLDPAGVEVAPVVVEPAINDDAIEAMRTGDVAKALDNPLTLNGENNVSGTLHKDEIAQFVSIEAKDGKLELKVDTPKAQQLFEEHMDGSQVPGQNAKISFSGSKMNVTPSVDGSIIDWEKTMKDFDKRVKGDERTWDADYKPDPAEYTTEMAEKATFNDTVSEFSTGGFSGASGENIRRVAEEVNGAVVSPGETFSLNGYTGPRGTAQGYVESGIIIDGHSGTAVGGGISQFATTLYNAAYFAGMEDVAHTPHSYYISRYPAGREATVYEGAIDLQFKNTTNTPVRIETSFGGGKITVRFKGVKTYNVESVNNGRWATTQPTRMSVGEDCSPSSGAPGFTTSDTRIIKDLSGREISRETTTTVYDPQPIVSCG is encoded by the coding sequence GTGAAAAAGGCAGTAGGAAAGCAAACTGGCAAAGGCTGGCACATCACACTCGGTGTGATTGTCGGCCTTCTCCTCATCGCAGGCATCGCCTATGGGTGGGATGTAGTTGCGAATCAGGGCAAGGTCCCGCGCGCGACGTCGGTTGGCGGCGTCGACATTTCCGGAATGGAGCGCACCGCAGCGGTTGAAAAGCTGGAGCGGGAGCTTGGCGACGTCGAGACCAAGCCTGTCTCGGTCACCTCTGGAGAAAAGTCATCCCAGCTGGTGCCGAATGAATCCGGCTTATTTTTGAACTATCAAAAGGCCGTGGACGGTATCCCTGATGCTTCCTATAATCCGTTTAGCCGCCTGTACAGCTTCGTGAAATCCACCAAGGAAATCCCGGTGACCGTGGACGTTGATGCAGCGGCTTTGGACAGCAATTTGGAACGGGTAAAGAAGGAACTTTCCTTCGAGCCGAAGGACGGCATGCTGGAGCTAAACAACGGCGGTCTGAAGGCAACTAAGCCGGTCCTTGGCCAGACCGTGGATGATGCGGATCTGAAGAAGTCGGTGAAGGAGAACTGGTTGGACCCAGCCGGCGTTGAGGTGGCTCCTGTTGTTGTGGAGCCGGCGATTAACGACGACGCGATTGAAGCAATGCGCACCGGTGACGTCGCGAAGGCTTTGGATAACCCGCTGACCTTGAACGGTGAGAACAATGTCTCCGGCACGCTGCACAAGGATGAGATCGCGCAGTTTGTTTCCATCGAGGCAAAAGACGGCAAGCTGGAACTGAAGGTGGATACCCCGAAGGCGCAGCAGTTGTTTGAAGAGCACATGGATGGCTCGCAGGTGCCAGGCCAGAATGCCAAGATTTCCTTCAGCGGCAGCAAGATGAACGTGACTCCTTCGGTCGATGGCTCGATTATCGACTGGGAGAAGACCATGAAGGATTTCGACAAGCGCGTTAAGGGCGACGAGCGCACCTGGGATGCGGACTACAAGCCGGATCCGGCGGAGTACACCACGGAAATGGCGGAGAAGGCAACCTTCAACGACACTGTTTCTGAGTTTTCTACCGGTGGCTTTTCGGGCGCTTCGGGTGAGAACATCCGCCGCGTGGCGGAGGAAGTAAACGGCGCTGTTGTCAGCCCGGGCGAGACTTTCTCTCTTAACGGCTACACCGGCCCGCGCGGTACTGCGCAGGGCTATGTGGAATCCGGCATCATTATTGATGGCCACTCCGGTACTGCAGTGGGCGGCGGCATCTCGCAGTTCGCCACCACGTTGTACAACGCTGCCTACTTCGCTGGCATGGAAGATGTGGCGCACACGCCGCACTCATACTACATCTCACGCTACCCGGCGGGCCGTGAGGCTACCGTGTACGAGGGTGCTATCGACCTGCAGTTTAAGAACACCACGAACACCCCGGTCCGCATTGAGACCAGCTTCGGTGGCGGCAAGATCACCGTCCGCTTCAAGGGCGTGAAGACCTACAACGTGGAGTCTGTCAACAACGGTCGCTGGGCCACTACCCAGCCAACCCGTATGTCGGTGGGTGAGGATTGCTCGCCGTCGTCAGGCGCGCCGGGCTTTACTACCTCGGATACCCGCATTATTAAGGACCTCTCCGGCCGCGAGATTTCGCGCGAAACCACCACCACGGTCTACGACCCGCAGCCCATCGTCTCCTGCGGTTAG